In Arvicola amphibius chromosome 1, mArvAmp1.2, whole genome shotgun sequence, one DNA window encodes the following:
- the Tbrg4 gene encoding FAST kinase domain-containing protein 4 isoform X2 yields the protein MAVRLMKQCACLMREATRLVPAIAPVGRLRLAGVACKHLTSSVSSPSSGSLTELLGKEQVFTPYPEHQEVEGLIEKATRPEELLQLQGGGHRLHHNHAALILIRLSYLLSEKPKEKALLLEDARFQQLVSRVNSQITSIWHGTLVKLLRSLYMLMLPQTSKELQSVEQEVRWRLRRLKYKHLAHLAESCASFMQQQQHSQELLAELLMHLERRWTEISDSRTVVTMMMKAGHLSESLMNRLEDKCLELVEQFGPDELRKVLVTLAAQSRRSVPLLRAISYHLVQKPFSLTKGMLLDLAYAYGKLNFHQTQVSQRLAADLLPFIPSMTFGEVSRCAKSFAFLKWLNLPLFEAFTQHLLSKAQDVSLSHLSSILLAFARLNFHPEQEDQFFTLVHEKLDSVLGSLEPALQVDLVWALCVLQQVRESELQTVLNPGLHQQFLESKSPKEQSTFQKLVHINTTALLEHPEYKGPFLPASAVALSPSSSTKMTPLQKELQETLKALLGGTDQGSLDVVTQYGWVLDAEVLLDADGHFLPLRDFVAPHLAQPVGNRPLPPGAKRIAFLRWEFPNFNSRSKDLLGRFVLARRHVLAAGFLVVDVPYYEWLDLKSEWQKGAYLKDKIRKAVAEELAK from the exons ATGGCGGTCCGCCTGATGAAGCAGTGTGCGTGCCTGATGAGGGAAGCTACCCGTCTAGTCCCCGCCATTGCTCCAGTTGGCCGACTGAGACTTGCCGGGGTGGCCTGTAAGCATTTGACCTCCTCAGTCAGTTCCCCCTCCTCGGGTTCCTTGACGGAGCTGCTGGGAAAAGAGCAAGTGTTTACGCCCTACCCAGAGCACCAAGAGGTGGAAGGCCTCATTGAGAAAGCCACCAGGCCGGAGGAACTGCTACAGCTGCAGGGTGGGGGTCATCGCCTGCACCACAACCATGCGGCCCTCATACTTATCCGGCTCTCTTACCTGCTGTCTGAGAAGCCGAAGGAGAAGGCTTTGCTTTTAGAGGATGCTCGCTTTCAGCAGCTTGTCAGTCGGGTCAACAGTCAG ATAACTTCGATCTGGCATGGGACCCTTGTGAAGCTGCTGCGGAGCCTGTACATGCTCATGCTTCCTCAGACCTCGAAGGAGCTGCAGTCGGTGGAACAGGAAGTGCGCTGGCGGCTGCGGAGGCTCAAGTACAAGCACTTGGCCCACCTGGCTGAGTCCTGTGCCTCCTTCATGCAACAGCAGCAGCACTCGCAGGAGCTGCTGGCTGAGCTGCTGATGCATCTGGAGAGGCGCTGGACAGAGATCAGCGACAGCCGCACAGTAGTGACCATGATGATGAAGGCAGGACACCTGTCAGAGTCACTGATGAACCGCCTAGAAGACAAG TGCCTGGAGCTGGTGGAGCAGTTCGGCCCTGATGAGCTACGGAAAGTGCTGGTGACGCTGGCAGCACAGAGCCGGCGGTCGGTGCCCCTGCTGCGGGCCATCTCCTACCACCTGGTACAGAAGCCCTTCTCACTGACGAAAGGCATGCTCCTGGACCTGGCCTACGCCTACG GTAAACTCAATTTCCACCAAACCCAAGTGTCCCAGCGCCTAGCTGCTGATCTCCTGCCCTTCATTCCCAGCATGACATTTGGCGAGGTGTCCCGTTGTGCCAAGTCCTTTGCCTTCCTCAAATGGCTCAACCTGCCCTTGTTTGAAGCCTTTACTCAG CACCTGCTGAGCAAAGCCCAGGACGTCTCCCTGTCCCACCTGTCCAGCATTCTTCTCGCTTTTGCCCGTCTGAACTTCCATCctgagcaggaggatcagttctTCACCTTG GTGCATGAGAAGCTGGACTCCGTGCTGGGGAGCCTGGAGCCAGCCCTGCAGGTGGACCTGGTATGGGCACTGTGTGTGCTGCAGCAGGTTCGAGAATCGGAGCTGCAAACAGTTCTCAATCCTGGACTTCACCAACAATTTCTAG AGAGCAAGTCTCCAAAGGAGCAGAGCACCTTCCAGAAGTTGGTCCACATCAACACCACCGCCCTGCTGGAGCACCCTGAATATAAAGGCCCTTTCCTGCCAGCCTCAGCTGTAGCCCTCAGTCCCTCGTCCTCTACCAAGATGACACCGCTACAGAAGGAGCTGCAGGAGACACTGAAGGCACTGCTGGGGGGCACTGACCAGGGCAGCCTGGACGTGGTCACCCAGTATGGCTGGGTACTGG ATGCAGAGGTGCTCCTGGATGCCGATGGCCACTTTCTGCCCCTGAGAGATTTTGTTGCTCCTCACCTTGCCCAGCCAGTAGGAAACCGGCCACTGCCCCCAGGAGCTAAAAG GATCGCTTTCCTGCGCTGGGAGTTCCCTAACTTCAACAGCCGAAGCAAGGATCTGTTGGGCCGTTTTGTCCTGGCTCGTCGACATGTACTGGCTGCAGGCTTCCTAGTAGTAGAT GTCCCATATTATGAATGGCTGGATCTCAAGTCTGAATGGCAGAAAGGCGCCTACCTCAAGGACAAGATACGAAAAGCAGTGGCTGAGGAGTTAGCCAAATGA
- the Tbrg4 gene encoding FAST kinase domain-containing protein 4 isoform X1 gives MAVRLMKQCACLMREATRLVPAIAPVGRLRLAGVACKHLTSSVSSPSSGSLTELLGKEQVFTPYPEHQEVEGLIEKATRPEELLQLQGGGHRLHHNHAALILIRLSYLLSEKPKEKALLLEDARFQQLVSRVNSQITSIWHGTLVKLLRSLYMLMLPQTSKELQSVEQEVRWRLRRLKYKHLAHLAESCASFMQQQQHSQELLAELLMHLERRWTEISDSRTVVTMMMKAGHLSESLMNRLEDKCLELVEQFGPDELRKVLVTLAAQSRRSVPLLRAISYHLVQKPFSLTKGMLLDLAYAYGKLNFHQTQVSQRLAADLLPFIPSMTFGEVSRCAKSFAFLKWLNLPLFEAFTQHLLSKAQDVSLSHLSSILLAFARLNFHPEQEDQFFTLCLLQSITRDLRPWVPAGGQIWVHEKLDSVLGSLEPALQVDLVWALCVLQQVRESELQTVLNPGLHQQFLESKSPKEQSTFQKLVHINTTALLEHPEYKGPFLPASAVALSPSSSTKMTPLQKELQETLKALLGGTDQGSLDVVTQYGWVLDAEVLLDADGHFLPLRDFVAPHLAQPVGNRPLPPGAKRIAFLRWEFPNFNSRSKDLLGRFVLARRHVLAAGFLVVDVPYYEWLDLKSEWQKGAYLKDKIRKAVAEELAK, from the exons ATGGCGGTCCGCCTGATGAAGCAGTGTGCGTGCCTGATGAGGGAAGCTACCCGTCTAGTCCCCGCCATTGCTCCAGTTGGCCGACTGAGACTTGCCGGGGTGGCCTGTAAGCATTTGACCTCCTCAGTCAGTTCCCCCTCCTCGGGTTCCTTGACGGAGCTGCTGGGAAAAGAGCAAGTGTTTACGCCCTACCCAGAGCACCAAGAGGTGGAAGGCCTCATTGAGAAAGCCACCAGGCCGGAGGAACTGCTACAGCTGCAGGGTGGGGGTCATCGCCTGCACCACAACCATGCGGCCCTCATACTTATCCGGCTCTCTTACCTGCTGTCTGAGAAGCCGAAGGAGAAGGCTTTGCTTTTAGAGGATGCTCGCTTTCAGCAGCTTGTCAGTCGGGTCAACAGTCAG ATAACTTCGATCTGGCATGGGACCCTTGTGAAGCTGCTGCGGAGCCTGTACATGCTCATGCTTCCTCAGACCTCGAAGGAGCTGCAGTCGGTGGAACAGGAAGTGCGCTGGCGGCTGCGGAGGCTCAAGTACAAGCACTTGGCCCACCTGGCTGAGTCCTGTGCCTCCTTCATGCAACAGCAGCAGCACTCGCAGGAGCTGCTGGCTGAGCTGCTGATGCATCTGGAGAGGCGCTGGACAGAGATCAGCGACAGCCGCACAGTAGTGACCATGATGATGAAGGCAGGACACCTGTCAGAGTCACTGATGAACCGCCTAGAAGACAAG TGCCTGGAGCTGGTGGAGCAGTTCGGCCCTGATGAGCTACGGAAAGTGCTGGTGACGCTGGCAGCACAGAGCCGGCGGTCGGTGCCCCTGCTGCGGGCCATCTCCTACCACCTGGTACAGAAGCCCTTCTCACTGACGAAAGGCATGCTCCTGGACCTGGCCTACGCCTACG GTAAACTCAATTTCCACCAAACCCAAGTGTCCCAGCGCCTAGCTGCTGATCTCCTGCCCTTCATTCCCAGCATGACATTTGGCGAGGTGTCCCGTTGTGCCAAGTCCTTTGCCTTCCTCAAATGGCTCAACCTGCCCTTGTTTGAAGCCTTTACTCAG CACCTGCTGAGCAAAGCCCAGGACGTCTCCCTGTCCCACCTGTCCAGCATTCTTCTCGCTTTTGCCCGTCTGAACTTCCATCctgagcaggaggatcagttctTCACCTTG TGCCTGTTGCAGAGCATCACACGGGATTTGAGGCCTTGGGTCCCTGCTGGTGGGCAGATATGG GTGCATGAGAAGCTGGACTCCGTGCTGGGGAGCCTGGAGCCAGCCCTGCAGGTGGACCTGGTATGGGCACTGTGTGTGCTGCAGCAGGTTCGAGAATCGGAGCTGCAAACAGTTCTCAATCCTGGACTTCACCAACAATTTCTAG AGAGCAAGTCTCCAAAGGAGCAGAGCACCTTCCAGAAGTTGGTCCACATCAACACCACCGCCCTGCTGGAGCACCCTGAATATAAAGGCCCTTTCCTGCCAGCCTCAGCTGTAGCCCTCAGTCCCTCGTCCTCTACCAAGATGACACCGCTACAGAAGGAGCTGCAGGAGACACTGAAGGCACTGCTGGGGGGCACTGACCAGGGCAGCCTGGACGTGGTCACCCAGTATGGCTGGGTACTGG ATGCAGAGGTGCTCCTGGATGCCGATGGCCACTTTCTGCCCCTGAGAGATTTTGTTGCTCCTCACCTTGCCCAGCCAGTAGGAAACCGGCCACTGCCCCCAGGAGCTAAAAG GATCGCTTTCCTGCGCTGGGAGTTCCCTAACTTCAACAGCCGAAGCAAGGATCTGTTGGGCCGTTTTGTCCTGGCTCGTCGACATGTACTGGCTGCAGGCTTCCTAGTAGTAGAT GTCCCATATTATGAATGGCTGGATCTCAAGTCTGAATGGCAGAAAGGCGCCTACCTCAAGGACAAGATACGAAAAGCAGTGGCTGAGGAGTTAGCCAAATGA